TTAAAGATTGCGCCTGTTTATAAAATGGTGGACACATGTGCAGCTGAGTTTGAATCTGAAACGCCTTATTTTTACAGCACGTACGAAGAAGAAAATGAATCAGTTGTAACGGATAAAAAGAGCGTTCTAGTACTTGGATCCGGTCCGATACGTATCGGTCAGGGAGTTGAATTCGATTACGCGACCGTCCACTCTGTATGGGCAATTAAACAATCCGGCTACGAAGCGATCATAGTAAATAACAATCCCGAAACGGTTTCCACAGATTTCAGTATTTCTGACAAGCTGTATTTTGAACCGTTGACGATTGAAGATGTAATGCACATTATTGATCTTGAGAAGCCAGAAGGAGTTGTTGTGCAATTTGGCGGGCAAACGGCAATAAACCTCGCTGATGAGCTTGCGAACAGAGGAGTAAAAATTCTTGGAACATCATTGGAAGACATGGACAAGGCGGAAAATCGCGACAAGTTTGAACAATTGATGAATTACTTGAATATCCCGCAGCCTCTTGGAAAAACGGCAACTTCTGTCCCTGAAGCTGTCGCAATCGGAAAAGAAATCGGTTATCCAGTCCTCGTCCGGCCTTCTTATGTACTTGGCGGCAGGGCGATGCAAATCGTGTATCAAGAAAGCGACCTGCTTCATTACATGGAGAATGCAGTTAGGGTCAATCCGCAGCATCCCGTCCTGATCGATAAATATTTAACCGGAAAAGAAATCGAAGTTGACGCGATATCAGACGGGGAAACTGTTGTGATCCCGGGAATTATGGAGCATATCGAACGTGCGGGCGTCCATTCAGGAGATAGCATCGCTGTTTATCCTCCACAGACGCTGTCTGAAGAGATTAAGAAAAAAATTGAAGCACATACGATTTCGTTGGCAAAAGGCTTAAAGATTAAAGGGCTTCTCAATATCCAGTTTGTTCTTACGAAAGATGAAGTTTATGTACTCGAGGTAAATCCAAGGTCCAGCCGAACTGTTCCATTCTTAAGCAAAATTACCGGAATTCCGATGGCTAACCTGGCAACTAAAGTCATCCTCGGAAATAAGCTTTCTGACTTTCAATTCACAGAAGGCTTGCAAAAGGAACAAAACGGGGTGTATGTAAAGGTTCCGGTTTTCTCCTTCGCTAAGCTAAGACGTGTAGATATTACGCTCGGACCTGAAATGAAATCAACCGGCGAAGTGATGGGCAAGGATATGACTGTAGAAAAAGCACTTTACAAAGGACTGATCGCTTCCGGAATCCAAATACCGAATGACGGCTCTGTGCTATTGACAGTAGCTGATAAAGATAAAGAAGAAGGCCTTGCGCTGGCTAAACGTTTCCATTCAATCGGCTATAAAATATTGGCAACAAAAGGGACTGCTGATTATTTAGCTCAAAATGATATTCCGGCAAAAATTGTCGGCAAAATTGGCGAGGAAGGTACGAATCTTCTCGATGTTATTCGCAACGGCGATGCACAATTCGTTATTAACACATTGACAAGAGGTAAGCAGCCTGCAACAGACGGTTTCCGAATCAGAAGGGAATCGGTTGAAAACGGCGTTGCCTGTCTGACCTCTTTTGACACGGCAGAAGCAATTCTCCGAGTGCTTGAGAGCATGACATTCCGTGCAGATGCCATGCCTGCCGCTTTATCCAATCAAGAGGTGGCTCTTACAAAATGAGAAAAGAATTATTAACGGTCGGTTCAAATGAGTGTATTGCCGACAATATATATAAGCTCATTTTAGAGGGAGACATGGTCCAAGACTTTAAAAAACCGGGGCAATTTGTTCACTTGAAAGTCAGTGAGTCTATGACACCTCTGCTCAGAAGACCGATCAGTGTAGCTGAAATAAATCATGATCAATCTGAAGTTACGCTGATATTCCGGAAGGAAGGAGAAGGTACAAGTCTTCTGGCGGAAAAAAAACGAGGTGATCAAGTGGACGTCCTTGGTCCTCTTGGCAATGGATTCGATGTTGAAAACTTTACAGAAGGCAAAAAAGCTTTGATCATCGGAGGAGGCGTTGGGGTGCCTCCTCTCTATGAACTAAGCAAACAGCTGACAAGTAAGGGGATCCTTGCGACTCATGTCCTCGGCTTTCAGTCGGCAAAGGATGTATTCTTTGAACGCCAGTTTAAAGAACTTGGGGAAACTTTCGTAGCAACGGTAGACGGGACACACGGTATTCAAGGATTCGTAACGGATGTAATCGACAAGGAACAGCTGGACTTTGATTACCTGCTTGCATGCGGACCAACACCGATGCTGCGGGCGCTCAAGATGAAATATCCGGATCGTGAAGTGTACCTTTCGATGGAGGAACGAATGGGATGCGGGATAGGCGCATGCTTTGCCTGTGTATGCCACACAGACCAAAGTGAAAAGACATATGTCAAGGTTTGTCTTGACGGCCCC
This window of the Bacillus gobiensis genome carries:
- the carB gene encoding carbamoyl-phosphate synthase large subunit; the encoded protein is MPKRLDIKKILVIGSGPIIIGQAAEFDYAGTQACIALKEEGYEVVLVNSNPATIMTDTEMADKVYIEPLTSESVTRIIRKEQPDAILPTLGGQTGLNLAVELSELGVLQESGVEVLGTKLSAIQKAEDRDLFRSLMRELNEPVPESEIIHNLAEANDFVDKIGFPVIVRPAYTLGGTGGGICSNQEELEEIVENGLKLSPVHQCLLEKSIAGFKEIEYEVMRDSNDHAIVVCNMENIDPVGIHTGDSIVVAPSQTLSDREYQLLRNVSLKLIRALGIEGGCNVQLALDPYSFQYYIIEVNPRVSRSSALASKATGYPIAKLAAKIAVGLSLDEMMNPVTGKTYACFEPALDYVVSKIPRWPFDKFESGNRKLGTQMKATGEVMAIGRNLEESLLKAVRSLEADVYHLELKNPSDITDEVLEKRIRKAGDERLFYLAEALRRGYTTHQLHDFSKIDCFFLNKIAGIVEFEKSLKESKGDAAVLTEAKKLGFSDIYISREWDMTEREIYQLRKELKIAPVYKMVDTCAAEFESETPYFYSTYEEENESVVTDKKSVLVLGSGPIRIGQGVEFDYATVHSVWAIKQSGYEAIIVNNNPETVSTDFSISDKLYFEPLTIEDVMHIIDLEKPEGVVVQFGGQTAINLADELANRGVKILGTSLEDMDKAENRDKFEQLMNYLNIPQPLGKTATSVPEAVAIGKEIGYPVLVRPSYVLGGRAMQIVYQESDLLHYMENAVRVNPQHPVLIDKYLTGKEIEVDAISDGETVVIPGIMEHIERAGVHSGDSIAVYPPQTLSEEIKKKIEAHTISLAKGLKIKGLLNIQFVLTKDEVYVLEVNPRSSRTVPFLSKITGIPMANLATKVILGNKLSDFQFTEGLQKEQNGVYVKVPVFSFAKLRRVDITLGPEMKSTGEVMGKDMTVEKALYKGLIASGIQIPNDGSVLLTVADKDKEEGLALAKRFHSIGYKILATKGTADYLAQNDIPAKIVGKIGEEGTNLLDVIRNGDAQFVINTLTRGKQPATDGFRIRRESVENGVACLTSFDTAEAILRVLESMTFRADAMPAALSNQEVALTK
- a CDS encoding dihydroorotate dehydrogenase electron transfer subunit — translated: MRKELLTVGSNECIADNIYKLILEGDMVQDFKKPGQFVHLKVSESMTPLLRRPISVAEINHDQSEVTLIFRKEGEGTSLLAEKKRGDQVDVLGPLGNGFDVENFTEGKKALIIGGGVGVPPLYELSKQLTSKGILATHVLGFQSAKDVFFERQFKELGETFVATVDGTHGIQGFVTDVIDKEQLDFDYLLACGPTPMLRALKMKYPDREVYLSMEERMGCGIGACFACVCHTDQSEKTYVKVCLDGPVFKAEEVLL